From one Lolium rigidum isolate FL_2022 chromosome 4, APGP_CSIRO_Lrig_0.1, whole genome shotgun sequence genomic stretch:
- the LOC124707542 gene encoding uncharacterized acetyltransferase At3g50280-like — protein MSNAILSDAIAESATATNPDRMAPPISADVVVEAAPMAVLNQMVCATMPPAPIITVVSKQTVHPEGASAPVGDLKLSVSDMPMLSCHYIQKGLFFPPTGTPMARLVSSLASSLSRALGVFPALAGRLATLPDGRIVIRCGDDPAVEFYHAVAPSLSLHDFLLPDADVPTRLTKDLFPMDRTVSYEGHRRPLTSFQVTVLGDGAVFVGFVANHAVVDGTSFWHFFNTWAGLCRGEPVQPPDFARNFFGGSTAVLRFSGRDGPAVTFDAAAPLRERVIHFSAAAIRDLKAAANRCRKTSEDDEVNGKLVHDLVKVQGGRGEISSFQSMCAHMWRAVTRARLQLAADATTTFRMAVNCRHRLRPKISAVYFGNAIQSVATTATVAELAAHDLRWAASRLHATVVAHEDGAIRQAAADWEAAPRCFPLGNPDGAALTMGSSPRFPMYDGNDFGWGRAVAVRSGRANKFDGKMSAFPGQAGDGSVDVEVCLAPDTMARLLGDDEFLQYVSPAPAP, from the coding sequence ATGTCCAACGCAATCTTGTCTGACGCCATCGCCGAGAGCGCAACGGCAACTAATCCAGATCGAATGGCTCCGCCGATCTCCGCCGACGTAGTGGTGGAGGCTGCGCCCATGGCCGTGCTAAACCAAATGGTTTGCGCGACCATGCCGCCGGCGCCGATCATCACCGTCGTTTCGAAGCAGACGGTCCACCCGGAGGGCGCGTCGGCGCCGGTCGGAGACCTCAAGCTGTCCGTGTCCGACATGCCCATGCTGTCGTGCCACTACATTCAGAAGGGGCTGTTCTTCCCGCCCACCGGCACGCCGATGGCCCGCCTCGTGTCCTCGCTGGCGTCGTCCCTCTCCCGCGCGCTCGGCGTCTTCCCGGCGCTCGCGGGCCGGCTTGCCACACTCCCCGACGGCCGCATCGTCATCCGGTGCGGCGACGACCCGGCCGTCGAGTTCTACCATGCGGTGGCGCCCTCCCTGTCTCTCCACGACTTCCTCCTGCCCGACGCCGACGTGCCGACCAGGCTGACGAAAGACCTGTTCCCCATGGACCGCACCGTGAGCTACGAAGGCCACCGCCGCCCGCTCACGTCGTTCCAGGTCACCGTGCTCGGCGACGGCGCGGTCTTCGTCGGCTTCGTCGCCAACCATGCCGTCGTGGACGGCACCTCGTTCTGGCACTTCTTCAACACGTGGGCCGGGCTGTGCCGCGGGGAACCTGTCCAGCCACCGGACTTCGCCCGCAACTTCTTCGGCGGCTCGACGGCCGTGCTCCGCTTCTCCGGACGCGACGGCCCCGCGGTGACGTTCGACGCCGCGGCGCCCCTCCGCGAGCGAGTCATCCACTTCAGCGCCGCGGCGATCCGCGACCTCAAGGCAGCGGCCAACCGCTGCAGGAAAACCAGCGAGGATGATGAGGTTAACGGCAAGCTCGTGCATGACCTGGTGAAGGTCCAGGGCGGCCGCGGAGAGATCTCCTCCTTCCAGTCGATGTGCGCGCACATGTGGAGGGCCGTGACGCGGGCGCGGCTGCAGCTGGCCGCGGACGCGACGACGACGTTCCGCATGGCGGTGAACTGCCGGCACCGTCTGCGCCCGAAGATCTCCGCGGTCTACTTCGGCAACGCCATCCAGagcgtggcgacgacggcgacggtggcggagCTGGCCGCCCACGACCTCCGGTGGGCGGCGTCGAGGCTGCACGCGACCGTGGTGGCGCACGAGGACGGCGCCATCCGGCAGGCCGCGGCGGACTGGGAGGCGGCGCCGCGGTGCTTCCCGCTGGGCAACCCCGACGGCGCGGCGCTCACCATGGGCAGCTCGCCGCGGTTCCCGATGTACGACGGCAACGACTTCGGGTGGGGCAGGGCCGTGGCTGTGAGGAGCGGGCGCGCCAACAAATTCGATGGGAAGATGTCGGCGTTCCCGGGCCAGGCTGGGGACGGCAGCGTCGACGTCGAGGTGTGCCTCGCGCCGGACACCATGGCCCGCCTCCTCGGCGACGATGAGTTCCTGCAGTACGTGTCCCCTGCACCTGCACCTTGA